In Chloroflexota bacterium, the genomic window AGACCCTGGGCTGGGTTCTGTACGTGCTGGTGATTTCCTTCCTGTTGGTCAAGGACGCGAATGTTATCGGCAGTGCCATCGGACAGCGGATTCCACCCGATATAGCCCCTGATTTCTATCAACTGGGGCGAGAACTGAACGATATCTGGAACGCGTTTCTGCGAGGCCGGCTGGTGCTGGGCATGGTCATCGGGTTCATTGCTGCTGTGGCAATGACGATCATTGGCATGCCCAACCCGGTGACGCTCGGTATCATTACAGGAGTCTTGACGTTCATTCCTACCATCGGTCCCTGGTTGGCCGGTATCCTGGCGGTTCTGGTGGCTCTCGGTAGCGATAATACCTTGTTGGGCTTCAGTAACTTCTGGTATGTTGTCCTGGTAGCGGGAATCTACTTCATTCTCTTCCAGATCGAGAGCCTATATTTGTTGCCTCGCATTGTGGGACGGCGCGTGCAATTGCATCCGCTCGTAGTGATCGTGGGTACCCTGGCCGGCGCGCTGGTGGCCGGCGTTCTCGGAATCCTGCTGGCGGCGCCAGTGATCGCCTCGGCGCGCGTGCTCCTGAGCTACATCTACCATAAACTCCTGGATCAGGAACCCTTCGGTCCGCCTCAGGAGATTCCTGAGAATATGGGCATCGACTGGCGAGGATATATCCATGGACATCCAATCAGCGCCGTTCTCTTCGACCTGGACGGTACATTGGTCGAGACCGACGATAATGCCGTCGACGACTTAGCCACCCGGCTCGCCCGGTTCCGCCTGTTTCTGCCACAGGGGGATTCTCAGCGAGTCGCTCGCCGTCTGCTGATGTGGGCCAGCGAGGAGTACAATCGCTGGCTTGCCATTCTGGATCGTTTTGGCCTGGACAACTCGGCCCAAAACCTCATAAGGTGGCTGGGGCTGGTTCAAGCCCAATCGATTCCTGACCTCGTGCCGGTCGATGGCGCACTGGAACTGTTGCACCGATTAGGGGGGCGGTACCGACTGGGCATCGTCAGCACGCGATCTGAAGAAGAGATTCGCTCTTTTCTGGATATTCATGGGCTGAATGGGCGAATGCAAGTGGTGGTGGGTTGCGATACCACCGACCGGATAAAACCCCATCCGCAGCCGATTCTGTGGGCAGCGGACCAACTCGGCGTGTTCCCCGATGATGTCGTCATGGTTGGGGATACCTTGGTTGATATCCGCTCAGCCAAGGCTGCAGGGACTCTGGCGGTTGGTGTTCTGTGCGGTTTTGGTGAACGGGAGGATTTTCAACAGGCTGATCTCGTTCTGGAAACCACCGCTGATCTGGCCGAGTGGTTGTGACGCTTGATTAAACGTTAGGATAGCTCTAATGTCTCTCGACTCGAACCTTGTCGACCTGGTTGCCATGGGTCGAAAGTTGATGGACCACCGGATGGTCCGCGGTACGGCCGGCAATCTCAGCCTGCGCTGGGATGAGCTCTGCTACATTTCGCCACGGGGTGCACGGCTCGATCAACTCAGCGTCGCCGATTTTGTGCCTCTGAATATCCATGACAGGAATACCTGGCAACTGGAACGGGCCTCCCTCGAGTCGGCCATGCATCTTGCCTGTTACCGTGCTCGTCCCGACATCAAAGTTGTGGTCCATGGGCACCCATCGAACTGTATCGCTCTGGGTTGTGCCGGATTGTCATTGAAAGCGATCACGCCTGAGTTCTACCGGGAACTTGGCCCTGAAGTGCCGCTGTTACGATACTACACCCCTACGACCCAGGAATTGGCCGATGCGGTTGGGGAGGCGATGACCCGAAGCGATGCGGTGATCCTGCGAAACCATGGCATGACTCTGGCCGCCCCTTCGCTGGAGGATGCGTTGGCTCGGACTCTGATGCTTGACGAAGCGGCACGCATCGTGCTCTGGTCCCATGCCGCTTCCGGCGCCAGCCTGGTTCTGACCGCTTCGGACCTGAAACGGTTGGAGGAATTGGATGATCTCTATCACCATGACGGCCCCGGCTTGAGCGATGAGTCCTGAGCAATCCCTCGTGCCCTGGTTATGAGCAATCCTGATCCACGCCGGCTGGCTTACTGGTTGTCAAAGGATGTGAACAAGGCCATTCGCGACTTTACCATGATTGAAGATGGCGACCGGGTGGCTGTGGCGGTTTCGGGAGGGAAGGACAGTCTGAGCCTGTTGCGTTTGCTGGATTGGCGCCGGACATCGGTGCCCGAGTCCTATGAGTTGGCTGTCGTTCACGTGGTTGGGGATACCCGCGGTTCACAGATTCCCGTGTGCCAGCCTCTGATCGATTGGTTGGAAGCAGAGGGCTATCCCTTTCTGGTCGAGCCACTGTACCTTTCTGAAGAGGAGTCCCTTCCCCTCAACTGCCAGCGGTGCACCTGGAACCGACGGAGAACTCTTTTTGAAGCTGCCCATCGCCTGGGCTGCAATGTTGTTGCACTGGGCCACCATGCCGACGACCTGGCAGAGACTACGGTGCTAAACCTGTTTGTGGGAGGGCGAGTCGAAACCATGGCGCCGGCTGCCAACTACTTCGACGGATTGCTTCGGCTGATCCGCCCGCTATGCAAAGTGCCTGAGACCGAGTTGCGTCGCTTTGCCCGGGCGTGTGACTTCCCGCCACCCCCGCCCGAGTGTTCGAGAAGCGATCAGAGTCGCCGCCAGGTTGCCAAAGATATACTGCGCCAGGCGAAAAAACTATCTCCGGATGCCAGGGGAAATCTCCTGCGGGCGGGTCTGAAATATCGCGACTGAGGTGTGACGATGAAACTGCAACGTTATTCTGACGCCCCTATCATGGTGCCCGATTCGAACTGCGGATGGCAGTGCTACAACGTTTTCAACCCTTCTGTGATTCACCACAACGGGCTTTTTCACATGCATTACCGTGCCCAGGGCCTGGATTGGTCCAGTCGCATCGGTTATGCGGTGAGCCAGGATGGTATTAACTGGAATCGCCTGCGGGATCCGGTGCTGGTACCTCGGGATGCCAGCGATTCCCGCGGGGTCGAGGATCCCCGTGTGACTGAATTGCACGGTACCTTCTATATGTGCTACACGGCCTATGGGCGTGAGTTCTCCGGAGAGGGCGAACCGACCCATCTGGGTGGCGGCATCCTTCCCATGATCGCCCGCAGTGAAAATCTGATCACCTGGCAGCGGATGGGCCCCATCGTGCGGGGTGAGAATAACAAGGATCATGTGCTCTTTCCCCGCAGAATCAATGGGCGCTTCGCCGCGCTACATCGTCGTTGGCCCAATGTCTGGATTGCCTATTCCAATGATTTGATGACCTGGCGCGAGGAAGATATGGCCATGATCTACGGCCCGCGCGAGGAGAATCCCGATGCCTGGGACCACGAGAGTGTGGGCAGCAACGGTGTGCCTATCGAGACCGAAGAGGGCTGGTTGCTGGTTAACCATGGCTACAACGAGGATCGGATCTATAAGTTTGGTGTATGCCTGGTCGATCTTGACGATCCGACCCGGGTGATCCGCCGTCCCCAAAGGGCCATATTCTGGCCCGAGGAGCTTTGGGAGCTGAAAGGTGATGTACCCAACGTGGTCTTTTCCAACGCCAATCCTGTGGTGGATGGCACCATCTACGTCTATTATGGCGGCGGCGACCATGTCATCGGCCTGGCTACCTGCCAGCTGGATGAATTGCTTGACTTTGCGCTGAACGGTTAGAGAATGAAATCTGTCAAATTGATGACCGTAAGCCGGCATATTGTTTCGTTGGGAGGACTTGCTGTATACTTCGATGCGTGGCAGGACGAGCGACACCAAGAGCAATTGATTGCGGACCGTTCCACCCGCATACCATGAGTCGATGCATTGGGGGTTAATAGGCAGATAGGGATTGAGAGGATGATTGAACAGGTTAAGACACTGGTTGAGGAGAGGGACACTTTTGTGGCCATTGAGTTTCTGGAACGCAACGAGGATCGTCGATCAGCTGAATACAGCTCTTGGCGTATTCACCACCGCATGAGGGCTACCAGTTGATGGGCGAAAAACGATCCAAAGGCCCGGCTACAGCCAGTGATTTGCTGCCCACCGGCAAGATCCTGCATGGCGACTGCGTCGAAATCCTCGATACGCTGCCCCCCCAGTCGGTTGATCTGATCTTTGCCGATCCCCCTTACAATCTCCAACTGCGAAATGAACTGTGGCGACCCAACATGACCAGGGTCAATGGCGTTGAGGATGACTGGGACCAGTTCGCCAGTATGCAGGCGTATGACGATTTTTCTCTCGCATGGCTTCAGGCCGCTCGACGGGTTCTCAAGGACACCGGAACGATTTGGGTCATTGGGTCCTATCACAACATTTTCAGGGTGGGCGCGATCATGCAGGATATGGGTTTTTGGTTCTTGAATGACATTTTATGGGTCAAGACAAACCCCATGCCCAATTTCCGCGGCGTGCGTTTCACCAACGCCCACGAGACCTTGATCTGGGCCACCAGGTTTCAGGGTGCTCGCTACACCTTCAATCATCACGCGATGAAAGCACTGAACGGTGGCAAACAGATGCGCAGCGATTGGCACCTGCCCATCTGCTCCGGTTCTGAACGTCTGAAAATCGACGGGCAGAAGGCTCACTCGACCCAAAAGCCGGAGGCGCTGCTCTTCCGGGTCATACTCTCCGCCAGCAAGCCGGGCGATGTCGTCCTTGATCCATTCTTTGGAAGCGGCACCACCGGCGCTGTTGCCAGGAAGTTGCATCGTCGTTGGATCGGTATTGAGCGCGAAGAGCACTACATCGACATGGCGCGCCAGCGCATCGACGCGATCAAGCCTGAGCTGTTGGACGCTGCAACCTTCGATGTCGGTGACAGGCGCAGGGCGCTGGCTCGGGTGCCCTTCCCCAGTCTGCTGGAGCAGGGATACCTGCGGCCTGGTCAAAAGCTCTTCTTTCGTCGGGACCGCCAGGTGGTTGCCCATGTGAAACCTGATGGCAAGTTGCGGGTGGAAGCAGATGGGTTTGAGGGTTCGATTCATCAGGCGGGCAGGCACCTGATGGCTGGAAAGCCCTGCAATGGCTGGGACCACTGGTATTTCCGGGATAGGCACGAGGCGCTGCTTCCCATCGACGTGTTGCGCGAGATGGTGCGGAAGGAACGAGGTGAGTAGGTGAGTCAATCTCCCAATTGTCGTCCGGCGCTGGCATTGATACCTGCCTACAACGAGGCTGAGAGGGTTGGCCCGGTGGTTGTGGAAGCCAGCCAGCATCTGCCGGTACTGGTGGTGGACGATGGCTCCAGGGATGCCACTGCTCAGATCGCTGAGCAGGCGGGTGCGACGGTACTTCAACAGGTTCCCAACCAGGGCAAGGGTGCGGCGCTGCGGGCGGGCATGCAGTGGGCACTCGACCGCGATTATCAGGCAGTTGTTACCCTTGATGCTGATGGCCAGCATGACCCCGCAGAGATCCCTCTGTTTCTCGATGCCTGCGAAAAAAGCCATCCGGACCTGATCATCGGTGCCAGGAACTTTGAGCAGATGCCTGCGATCCGGCGCATGTCCAATATGGTTGGCCGCTGGAGTTTCTCCTGGGCACTGGGACAGCAGGTTCGCGATAATCAGTCTGGCTATCGCCTTCTCAACCGGCGCATGATGGAAGCGGTGCTGGGCAGTCAGGAACAAGGGTTTGAGTTCGAAGTCGAGATGATCGTTACCTGTGTAAGGCAAGGGTATCAGTTGGAGTGGGTACCTATCAGTACTATCTACGCCGGTGAGACGAGTCACATTAATCCGATGGACCATGCGGCGAGCTGGGTTCGCATGGTTCGCCAGACGAGAAAAAAGATGAAACCGTAGGGGCAGGGTCTCCCCGCCCTCCGCCCATAATCGTCAAACCAATTGAAACGCAGCCGAATCAATTCCAGGAGGTAACTATGAGCGAGCAACAATGGAATCAACCACCCGAGATGGTGATCGATCCGGAAAAGAACTATGCAGTCACTATGGAGACCACCAAGGGCCTGATCGAGATCGAACTCTTTCCTGAAGACGCCCCAAAAACGGTCAACAACTTCGTTTTTCTGGTTCAGGAAGGTTTTTACGACGGAGTGAAATTTCACAGGGTGATCCCCAACTTCGTCATCCAGGGTGGCGATCCGACAGGCACCGGGCGAGGAGGACCGGGCTATCGATTTGAGGACGAGCTCATCGGCAATCCGATGAAGCATGGAACGGGTTATCTGTCGATGGCCAATGCCGGACCCGATACCAACGGCAGCCAGTTTTTTATCACCCACTCCCCCCAGCCCCATCTTGACGGGCGACACACTGTCTTCGGCAAGGTGACCAATGGCATGGACGTTGTCAACGACATCCGCCAGGGTGATTCCATGACCACGGTGACCGTTACCGAATCATAAACGATTGGGCAGTTTGCGCCATTCTTTTCGCTTTCCCCGGCAGGCTCTCAGCGTTGGTTGAGAGCCTGTTGGTTGTACGATAACATGGATTGCACAAGGGGCAACCAGGTGCTGTTGGACCGTGGGTGAGGGTATTGCAGCTTACTGGCTGGGTCACCAAAAAGAGTCATGGTATCGATCACATCGTGATAGGCTAACGTGTGCTGAAAGTAGAATAGCTCTGAGGCATTGACCGCGTCACCTATCCGTTCGATGCGATCCTCCAGGAACGACTGAATCACGCCCTGGTTGAAAAGCCTCATGGCACTGAAGGTGTGTATCCCGGCCCCGGAAAAATCGGCGACCGATCCCCGATCGGAATGCCGGACCAGGAAAGACTCTCCCAGGCTCTGGGTACCCGTATAGGTATGGACAAAATAGCCTGTCGTACAGGCGAAATGGGCGGTCATGGGCCAGTTGGTATTGGGCTGCAGGCCATCGATCTCCGGCAGGCCGAATAAGGCACCGCCGCCCCAGCGAAAGGTGTTGCCATGGCCGTACCACTGGAAATAGAGCGCGCCTTGATCGAATGCATTCCAGACCAGGCTGTTGAAATCGTCCCACGTGTTGGCATCGCTTTGGGGACAGATAGAGGGGTCCCCGAAGTAGACCTGTTGGTCGTGATAATAACCTGGCAACCAGTCCGCCCTGAGCATGTTGCTGACAGCCTGAAAGTTCCCGGCGTGGTCGTTGCACCTTCCCGCGCCAAACCAAACCCTGCTTTGCCAGTCATCATCGGGCAATCGACCGGCATTCTCGTTGGCCAAAATCTTGGTGACGGCATTGTTTACCTCGCTGGCTGAATTGGCAGGAATGCGTCCAATTGCCATATCGGGCATGTAGTCATCAGGCCCATCCACGCTCACAAAACGGCTGTCGGCGGGTGCTTCCCCGAGCAACGGATCAACATGGGCCAGATAGGGTGGGATCAGGTTGTGGAGGGCAGGATCGGTCGCGTAGCGCAGATCGAGCGTAGTATCTCCCACCAGAAGCAGGTAGCCTACCGGATCCTCGTTCTGGTTCCAGTTCCAATAGGCGTAGGTCAGGAAATCCCGGATTGCCTGAGGATTGGCCCTGCCAAAGCTCAACTCATCGTAGATATCCTGCACGTCGACCTTTGCTACTCGAAAACCCTCCGCTGCGCGATGGTCCAGCAGGGGCTGCACGGCGCTGCTCAACTCGTCGCCGATCGTGTTTCTCAGTCCGATTCGTGTTCGTGATGAACCGATGACGGCGATGTAGTCGTAGCTATGATCGGGCGACATCCAGTTCGACAGCTCGTTCATCTCAATGGCCAACGGGGCTAAGAGGGTATCGGCGTCCATTGCGCTGAGCATGTAGGCAGGGTCCGGTTGGGCCTCATCCCAGAAGCTGAGCTGATAGCTGCTGCCGGTCCAGTGCGTGGCTGTCGTTTCCAGTCTTACAGGGTGTTTCGTATCGCGAACGTCGTACACTGCGACCTCGTCGGTGCTGAAATCGTTGACCTGCACCTCATTGGCGCCTTCCGCCAGGCTCTCGATATACAATCGATCGTTCTGAGCATTCGCTTCAGAAGGATATGTGACTTCGACCCAATCGGGCCAAAGATAATAGCTCACCGGGTCGGGAAGCTGGTTGCGATCTGCCTCGATGATGATCTGGTTGCTCGGATTGTTCAGCCAACCGACCGGCAACGTTTCCTCGATGGCTATCTCCGGCTGGGTGGTAGCATCCCAGAAATAGTCCCCGACATGGGTAGCATTCAACCAAAGACCGGCATAATGGTCCGGGTTCTGGGGCCGCGGGACTACCGAATGGATCACCGCTCGCAGTTCGGCTGTGCCATCGGTCAGAGGGTCGAAGAGCTCCAACGGGTAGGTCCAGCTGATCGTTTGCGTGCTGGTGTTTACCCCCCGCTGTTCATCGAACCAGTGGTCTTCTTCTATGGGACGCGGAGAAAATCCGCCGTAATGGCGGTCAAATTCCACATGTTCGGTCCTGGAAATCGTCGTTATCACCGGTGCATTGGGGTCAGGTACCACTGCCCTCTCGCCAATCCGGGCGCCAGATGCCGCCCCACCGTAGGTGAACTGGTAAACGTCATGGTTTTGCCACCGACCTGTGTAGGGCTCGGCGTAAAACAGAACCAAATCACCCGGGTTGAAGTTGCCATCTTCTTCGCCAGTTACCTGGATGTCGATCTCCTCTCCT contains:
- a CDS encoding AI-2E family transporter, translating into MTVRWSSFTKGVMVVGLLLAGVWLLNRFNALIAPTITALLVAYLLNLPVNLLIRRSGISRTLATVLVFLVAIVLLVAVPALLGPRLVDQVVALQIDLRGVELGLQHLFAEPIEILSVRIEPQTLFDQITRTLGELLSPVAGGALAVLAGAFQTLGWVLYVLVISFLLVKDANVIGSAIGQRIPPDIAPDFYQLGRELNDIWNAFLRGRLVLGMVIGFIAAVAMTIIGMPNPVTLGIITGVLTFIPTIGPWLAGILAVLVALGSDNTLLGFSNFWYVVLVAGIYFILFQIESLYLLPRIVGRRVQLHPLVVIVGTLAGALVAGVLGILLAAPVIASARVLLSYIYHKLLDQEPFGPPQEIPENMGIDWRGYIHGHPISAVLFDLDGTLVETDDNAVDDLATRLARFRLFLPQGDSQRVARRLLMWASEEYNRWLAILDRFGLDNSAQNLIRWLGLVQAQSIPDLVPVDGALELLHRLGGRYRLGIVSTRSEEEIRSFLDIHGLNGRMQVVVGCDTTDRIKPHPQPILWAADQLGVFPDDVVMVGDTLVDIRSAKAAGTLAVGVLCGFGEREDFQQADLVLETTADLAEWL
- a CDS encoding class II aldolase/adducin family protein, which translates into the protein MSLDSNLVDLVAMGRKLMDHRMVRGTAGNLSLRWDELCYISPRGARLDQLSVADFVPLNIHDRNTWQLERASLESAMHLACYRARPDIKVVVHGHPSNCIALGCAGLSLKAITPEFYRELGPEVPLLRYYTPTTQELADAVGEAMTRSDAVILRNHGMTLAAPSLEDALARTLMLDEAARIVLWSHAASGASLVLTASDLKRLEELDDLYHHDGPGLSDES
- a CDS encoding ATP-binding protein; its protein translation is MSNPDPRRLAYWLSKDVNKAIRDFTMIEDGDRVAVAVSGGKDSLSLLRLLDWRRTSVPESYELAVVHVVGDTRGSQIPVCQPLIDWLEAEGYPFLVEPLYLSEEESLPLNCQRCTWNRRRTLFEAAHRLGCNVVALGHHADDLAETTVLNLFVGGRVETMAPAANYFDGLLRLIRPLCKVPETELRRFARACDFPPPPPECSRSDQSRRQVAKDILRQAKKLSPDARGNLLRAGLKYRD
- a CDS encoding glycosidase, with translation MKLQRYSDAPIMVPDSNCGWQCYNVFNPSVIHHNGLFHMHYRAQGLDWSSRIGYAVSQDGINWNRLRDPVLVPRDASDSRGVEDPRVTELHGTFYMCYTAYGREFSGEGEPTHLGGGILPMIARSENLITWQRMGPIVRGENNKDHVLFPRRINGRFAALHRRWPNVWIAYSNDLMTWREEDMAMIYGPREENPDAWDHESVGSNGVPIETEEGWLLVNHGYNEDRIYKFGVCLVDLDDPTRVIRRPQRAIFWPEELWELKGDVPNVVFSNANPVVDGTIYVYYGGGDHVIGLATCQLDELLDFALNG
- a CDS encoding DNA methyltransferase, coding for MGEKRSKGPATASDLLPTGKILHGDCVEILDTLPPQSVDLIFADPPYNLQLRNELWRPNMTRVNGVEDDWDQFASMQAYDDFSLAWLQAARRVLKDTGTIWVIGSYHNIFRVGAIMQDMGFWFLNDILWVKTNPMPNFRGVRFTNAHETLIWATRFQGARYTFNHHAMKALNGGKQMRSDWHLPICSGSERLKIDGQKAHSTQKPEALLFRVILSASKPGDVVLDPFFGSGTTGAVARKLHRRWIGIEREEHYIDMARQRIDAIKPELLDAATFDVGDRRRALARVPFPSLLEQGYLRPGQKLFFRRDRQVVAHVKPDGKLRVEADGFEGSIHQAGRHLMAGKPCNGWDHWYFRDRHEALLPIDVLREMVRKERGE
- a CDS encoding glycosyltransferase family 2 protein — its product is MSQSPNCRPALALIPAYNEAERVGPVVVEASQHLPVLVVDDGSRDATAQIAEQAGATVLQQVPNQGKGAALRAGMQWALDRDYQAVVTLDADGQHDPAEIPLFLDACEKSHPDLIIGARNFEQMPAIRRMSNMVGRWSFSWALGQQVRDNQSGYRLLNRRMMEAVLGSQEQGFEFEVEMIVTCVRQGYQLEWVPISTIYAGETSHINPMDHAASWVRMVRQTRKKMKP
- a CDS encoding peptidylprolyl isomerase; the protein is MSEQQWNQPPEMVIDPEKNYAVTMETTKGLIEIELFPEDAPKTVNNFVFLVQEGFYDGVKFHRVIPNFVIQGGDPTGTGRGGPGYRFEDELIGNPMKHGTGYLSMANAGPDTNGSQFFITHSPQPHLDGRHTVFGKVTNGMDVVNDIRQGDSMTTVTVTES
- a CDS encoding C25 family cysteine peptidase, with translation MKKAKPWPRTKEVLVLLLVGTLLTQPIAALAAPPPERLFERQILTTAYEITGQGIHVPGYEQNTLPGAPQLPVTTLLVELPAGTGFDVSFESRTMELIDKTISLPAVPVPDFSPEFATAQALGAWPDYWPEIDRPDPEIYQKDAFYPAQLVTWEAPQRLRGKWLLPIIVYPFQYNPRSGQLRYHPDILVTVDMNDDATESPTPRQAIRSTRNPMMLAGDGALRIRTGERGLYRLTYAELNAGGVPVSTVDPRTFHVFHEGEEIDIQVTGEEDGNFNPGDLVLFYAEPYTGRWQNHDVYQFTYGGAASGARIGERAVVPDPNAPVITTISRTEHVEFDRHYGGFSPRPIEEDHWFDEQRGVNTSTQTISWTYPLELFDPLTDGTAELRAVIHSVVPRPQNPDHYAGLWLNATHVGDYFWDATTQPEIAIEETLPVGWLNNPSNQIIIEADRNQLPDPVSYYLWPDWVEVTYPSEANAQNDRLYIESLAEGANEVQVNDFSTDEVAVYDVRDTKHPVRLETTATHWTGSSYQLSFWDEAQPDPAYMLSAMDADTLLAPLAIEMNELSNWMSPDHSYDYIAVIGSSRTRIGLRNTIGDELSSAVQPLLDHRAAEGFRVAKVDVQDIYDELSFGRANPQAIRDFLTYAYWNWNQNEDPVGYLLLVGDTTLDLRYATDPALHNLIPPYLAHVDPLLGEAPADSRFVSVDGPDDYMPDMAIGRIPANSASEVNNAVTKILANENAGRLPDDDWQSRVWFGAGRCNDHAGNFQAVSNMLRADWLPGYYHDQQVYFGDPSICPQSDANTWDDFNSLVWNAFDQGALYFQWYGHGNTFRWGGGALFGLPEIDGLQPNTNWPMTAHFACTTGYFVHTYTGTQSLGESFLVRHSDRGSVADFSGAGIHTFSAMRLFNQGVIQSFLEDRIERIGDAVNASELFYFQHTLAYHDVIDTMTLFGDPASKLQYPHPRSNSTWLPLVQSMLSYNQQALNQR